A section of the Telopea speciosissima isolate NSW1024214 ecotype Mountain lineage chromosome 3, Tspe_v1, whole genome shotgun sequence genome encodes:
- the LOC122654966 gene encoding polyvinylalcohol dehydrogenase-like produces the protein MALAIRSCNRINHGGLLLVLMILLSSLLLCLLPCSTNAASDWLNHGKDIYNSRYASEESIISPGSVKKMELKWEFLIKTITATPSIYNGTLYFPSWNGNIYAIKECDGSVVWEKNVSELTGLNATGFSGVNVPLARVTPTVAGDLLIIGIYGPAVVIAVKRATGDLVWSTKLDTHPAALITMSGTAFNGAFYIGTSSLEETLNSSQCCTFRGSFSKLDIQTGTILWQTYTLPDNGGQLGGYAGGSIWGSSPSIDVIRNHVYVATGNLYSAPQYVKDCQAKENNQTTPTQPDKCIEPGNHENSFLAFDMDTGNITWYRQLGGYDIWFLACNNLSTPNCPPGPNPDADFGEAPMMLTIFVNETRRDVLVAVQKSGYAWALDRDNGDIIWVTFAGPGSYLGGGMWGAATDGLRVYTNINNGLQKSFTLTPSKENTTAGVWVAMDASTGKVIWSIANPSNATSYGPVTVANGVLFAGSTNSQGTIYAMSAAKGKILWSYDTGVSVNGGVSVSNGCIYVGNGNRGTISNASLHAFCVIDA, from the exons ATGGCGCTTGCAATAAGAAGCTGCAATAGAATTAACCATGGTGGGCTTCTTCTTGTCTTAATGATTCTTCTCTCTTCACTACTACTATGCCTCCTACCTTGTTCAACCAATGCAGCTTCAGAT TGGCTAAACCATGGCAAAGATATATATAACAGCAGATATGCTTCGGAAGAGTCAATAATAAGCCCAGGAAGTGTGAAGAAAATGGAGTTGAAATGGGAGTTTTTAATAAAAACTATAACAGCAACACCTTCAATCTATAATGGGACACTCTATTTCCCAAGCTGGAATGGGAATATATATGCAATTAAGGAGTGTGATGGATCGGTGGTGTGGGAAAAGAATGTGAGTGAGCTCACTGGGCTTAACGCAACAGGTTTTAGTGGGGTGAACGTTCCATTAGCAAGAGTTACACCAACAGTCGCCGGAGACCTTCTTATCATCGGAATTTATGGTCCTGCTGTTGTAATTGCGGTTAAACGTGCAACCGGTGATCTGGTCTGGTCTACTAAGCTTGATACCCATCCCGCAGCTCTTATTACCATGTCTGGTACTGCATTCAATGG AGCTTTCTATATCGGAACATCTTCGTTAGAAGAAACCTTAAATAGCAGCCAATGCTGCACTTTCCGTGGTAGCTTTTCCAAATTAGACATCCAAACAGGCACAATATTATGGCAAACTTATACTCTTCCAGACAATGGTGGTCAATTGGGAGGCTATGCAGGAGGTTCAATATGGGGAAGCAGTCCTTCCATTGATGTAATCAGAAACCATGTTTATGTTGCAACTGGAAATCTCTACTCTGCTCCACAATATGTAAAGGATTGCCAAGCTAAAGAGAATAACCAAACAACCCCAACTCAACCAGATAAGTGCATTGAGCCAGGTAACCATGAGAATTCCTTCTTGGCCTTTGATATGGATACTGGAAACATTACTTGGTATAGGCAACTAGGTGGGTATGACATTTGGTTTCTTGCTTGCAACAATCTTTCAACACCAAACTGCCCTCCTGGTCCAAACCCTGATGCTGATTTTGGTGAGGCACCCATGATGCTTACCATATTTGTCAATGAAACTAGACGTGATGTTCTAGTTGCTGTGCAGAAAAGTGGTTATGCTTGGGCTTTGGATCGTGATAATGGTGACATCATCTGGGTTACT TTTGCTGGACCCGGAAGCTATCTCGGAGGAGGAATGTGGGGAGCTGCAACAGATGGTTTAAGGGTATACACAAACATTAACAATGGTCTTCAAAAGAGTTTCACACTTACACCATCTAAAGAAAACACAACAGCAGGTGTGTGGGTGGCAATGGATGCTTCAACAGGCAAAGTCATATGGTCGATAGCTAACCCAAGCAATGCTACCTCTTACGGACCTGTTACTGTGGCTAATGGTGTTTTGTTTGCTGGGTCTACAAATTCACAAGGGACTATATACGCAATGAGTGCTGCGAAAGGGAAAATATTATGGTCATATGATACTGGTGTCTCTGTAAATGGCGGCGTGTCAGTAAGCAATGGATGCATCTACGTCGGAAATGGAAACAGAGGGACCATATCTAACGCCTCACTCCATGCCTTCTGTGTTATTGATGCATGA
- the LOC122654967 gene encoding polyvinylalcohol dehydrogenase-like, which yields MDYPPCKPCNCVGKGCANAFPPGTRVIWPELQGAKGKKAMEIIKKENKYVTPLLLGQGSVHVTDVCCNRVFVIVDSEGPNPEAHVRGYALRSKDFESEGSDGTIAGILKNDKKFKSNKYFYVIIRGTLAAPSHCELLARSSSMGLLLVLVVLLLSSLLLLLCLPRTANSASDWLNHGKDIYNSRYASEEFKISPGSVKKMELKWEFFAKSITATPSIFSGTLYFPSWNGSIYAIKECDGSVVWERNVSDLTGLNATGFVGGVLNVSLARATPTVAGDLLIIGIYGPAVVIAVERATGDLVWSTMLDTHPRAVITMSGTAFNGAFYVGTSSLEESLNSSQCCTFRGSLSKLDIQTGTILWQTYTLPDNGGQLGGYAGGSIWGSSPSIDVIRNHVYIATGNLYSAPQYVKDCQAKENNQTTPTQPDKCIEPGNHENSFLAFDMDTGNITWYRQLGGYDIWFIACNNLSTPNCPPGPNPDADFGEAPMMLTIFVNETRQDILVAVQKSGYAWALDRDTGDIIWATFAGPGSFLGGGIWGAATDGLRVYTNIENGGQKNFTLTPSKENTTAGGWVAMDASTGKVIWSIANPSNATSYGPVTVANGVLFAGSTNSKGTIYAMSTEKGEILWSYDTGVSVYSGISVSNGCIYVGNGYRLRGANTSLLAFCVIDL from the exons ATGGACTACCCTCCCTGTAAACCTTGCAACTGTGTTGGAAAGGGTTGTGCCAATGCTTTTCCACCAG GAACCAGAGTTATATGGCCGGAGCTGCAAGgtgcaaaaggaaaaaaagcgATGGAGATAATCAAGAAGGAAAACAAATATGTGACACCTTTGCTTCTCGGGCAAGGCTCAGTACATGTTACTGATGTTTGCTGCAACCGTGTCTTTGTAATTGTTGATTCTGAAGGCCCCAATCCCGAAGCCCATGTTC GTGGCTACGCATTGAGGAGTAAGGACTTTGAATCTGAAGGATCTGATGGTACGATTGCAGGAATCCTGAAGAATG ACAAAAAATTTAAGTCAAACAAGTACTTCTACGTTATAATACGAGGGACACTAGCCGCTCCTTCCCATTGTGAGTTGCTAGCTAGGTCATCATCAATGGGGCTTCTTCTTGTCTTagtggttcttcttctctcttcactactactactactatgcCTACCTCGTACAGCCAATTCAGCTTCAGAT TGGCTAAACCATGGCAAAGATATATATAACAGCAGATATGCTTCGGAAGAGTTTAAGATAAGCCCAGGAAGTGTTAAGAAAATGGAGTTGAAATGGGAGTTTTTTGCAAAAAGTATAACAGCAACACCTTCTATCTTTAGTGGGACACTCTATTTCCCAAGTTGGAATGGGAGTATATATGCGATTAAGGAGTGTGATGGATCTGTGGTGTGGGAGAGGAACGTGAGTGATCTCACTGGGCTTAACGCAACAGGTTTTGTTGGTGGGGTACTGAACGTGTCGTTAGCAAGAGCTACACCAACAGTCGCCGGAGACCTTCTCATCATCGGAATTTATGGTCCTGCTGTTGTTATTGCGGTTGAACGAGCTACCGGTGATTTGGTCTGGTCAACTATGCTTGATACCCATCCCCGAGCTGTTATTACCATGTCTGGTACTGCATTCAATGG AGCTTTCTATGTGGGAACATCTTCATTAGAAGAAAGCTTAAATAGCAGCCAATGCTGCACTTTCCGGGGTAGCCTGTCCAAATTAGACATCCAAACGGGAACAATATTATGGCAAACTTATACTCTTCCAGACAATGGTGGTCAATTGGGAGGCTATGCAGGAGGTTCAATATGGGGAAGCAGTCCTTCCATTGATGTAATCAGAAACCATGTTTATATTGCAACCGGAAATCTCTACTCTGCTCCACAATATGTAAAGGATTGCCAAGCGAAAGAGAATAACCAAACAACCCCAACTCAACCAGATAAGTGCATTGAGCCAGGTAACCATGAAAATTCCTTCTTGGCCTTTGATATGGATACAGGTAACATCACTTGGTATAGGCAACTGGGTGGGTATGACATTTGGTTTATTGCTTGCAACAATCTTTCAACACCAAACTGCCCTCCTGGTCCAAACCCTGATGCTGATTTTGGTGAGGCACCCATGATGCTCACCATATTTGTCAATGAAACTAGACAAGATATTCTAGTTGCTGTGCAGAAAAGTGGTTATGCTTGGGCTTTGGACCGTGATACTGGTGACATCATCTGGGCCACT TTTGCTGGACCTGGCAGCTTTCTTGGAGGAGGAATATGGGGAGCTGCAACAGATGGTTTGAGGGTTTACACAAACATTGAGAATGGTGGTCAAAAGAATTTCACCCTTACACCATCTAAAGAAAACACAACAGCAGGTGGGTGGGTGGCAATGGATGCTTCCACTGGCAAAGTGATATGGTCGATAGCAAACCCAAGCAATGCTACCTCTTATGGACCTGTTACTGTGGCTAATGGGGTTTTGTTTGCTGGGTCTACAAATTCAAAAGGGACTATATATGCAATGAGTACTGAGAAAGGGGAAATATTATGGTCATATGACACTGGTGTCTCTGTATATAGCGGCATTTCAGTAAGTAATGGATGCATCTATGTTGGAAATGGATACAGACTGCGTGGAGCTAACACCTCACTCCTTGCCTTCTGTGTCATTGATTTATGA